The following coding sequences are from one Arachis hypogaea cultivar Tifrunner chromosome 7, arahy.Tifrunner.gnm2.J5K5, whole genome shotgun sequence window:
- the LOC140174275 gene encoding uncharacterized protein — translation MCCNGGKVSLSQVNAPQELLDIFLDPSAEGNHFRKHIRGYNHVFLFTSCGVHIDEQLASASHGIYTFRAQGSMYHSIGGFHPDQGARPRFLQLYIYDTDHELQNRMLENTQLHESLVLKLQQLLHRYNPFIHVFRQLAQRLDVQECSLVIRERPANQPQYILPTASQVAAIIVDDDIETMVRGWDIKVQTHAGNLRRIQEFVGYYDPLQYPLLFPFGTHGWDINTRTQRGNKVSCWTYYSYMLQIRPNDHSTVLQAGRLLQQYVVDNYVKMETGKLRWVRQRQKELRAELYQGLQDALHTGENNAESVLENVGRRTILPSSFVGSRRDMTQRYEDGMVIVLKEGKPDIFLTMTCNPSWSEIASELSPSQTPQDRPDLTTRIFRAKFEQLKQDVITKGVLGKGPDRVAMEVHRSSHYDEVQQFIDARWITTPEACWRIFRFNLYRMYPSVEREIPEYYSWHSKKKEWCRRRSQKRAIGRIYTVSPTEGEKFYLRILLSNVRGPTGWDDLLTVDGVQYSSFKQSAQHRGLLESDSSIRSCLVEASILRMPCALRRLFATILIFCEPTDVRSLWDEFLSCMVDDYASTSTTTCNGLTNRLLRDLNDILLQHGKHIAQYDLPALTSDNDNDNFMPRIIQE, via the exons ATGTGTTGCAATGGAGGAAAAGTCTCTTTGTCCCAAGTAAATGCTCCTCAGGAATTACTAGACATCTTCTTAGACCCTTCTGCAGAAGGGAACCATTTTAGGAAACACATTCGTGGTTACAATCATGTTTTTTTATTCACTTCGTGTGGTGTACACATAGACGAACAATTAGCTTCAGCAAGTCATGGTATATATACATTCCGTGCTCAAGGATCAATGTACCATAGTATAGGAGGATTTCATCCGGATCAGGGGGCGCGGCCACGCTTCTTACAACTATATATATACGATACTGATCACGAGTTACAAAATAGGATGCTGGAGAACACACAATTGCATGAAAGTTTGGTTTTGAAGCTACAACAATTGTTGCACCGATATAATCCTTTTATCCATGTATTCCGCCAGCTTGCACAACGACTAGATGTGCAAGAGTGTAGTTTGGTGATCAGAGAGCGACCTGCTAATCAACCACAATACATTCTCCCAACTGCTTCACAAGTAGCAGCCATAATAGTCGATGATGATATTGAAACAATGGTGCGAGGATGGGATATCAAGGTTCAAACTCATGCTGGTAACCTCAGAAGGATTCAAGAGTTTGTTGGGTATTACGATCCACTAcaatatcctcttctttttccatTTGGAACCCATGGATGGGATATAAATACTCGAACTCAACGTGGAAACAAAGTATCATGCTGGACATATTATAGCTATATGCTCCAG ATCCGCCCCAATGATCACTCAACAGTTTTGCAAGCGGGGCGACTTCTTCAACAATATGTTGTTGACAACTATGTGAAAATGGAAACAGGAAAGTTAAGATGGGTTCGACAAAGACAAAAAGAACTTCGAGCTGAACTGTATCAAGGTTTGCAAGATGCTTTGCACACAGGAGAGAATAATGCTG AATCTGTTTTAGAAAATGTTGGCAGAAGAACGATATTACCATCGTCGTTCGTGGGCAGTCGTCGAGACATGACTCAACGGTACGAGGATGGAATGGTTATTGTTCTTAAAGAAGGCAAACCGGATATTTTTCTAACTATGACATGCAATCCATCATGGTCAGAAATAGCTTCGGAACTCAGTCCTAGTCAAACTCCACAGGATCGTCCGGATCTAACAACTAGGATTTTCAGAGCCAAGTTCGAACAATTAAAGCAGGATGTTATTACCAAAGGTGTATTGGGAAAG GGACCAGACCGTGTGGCAATGGAAGTTCACAGAAGTTCTCATTATGATGAGGTGCAACAGTTCATTGATGCAAGATGGATTACCACTCCAGAGGCATGTTGGAGGATATTTAGATTCAACCTTTACCGAATGTATCCATCAGTTGAAAG GGAAATCCCAGAATATTACAGTTGGCACAGCAAGAAAAAAGAATGGTGTCGACGCAGGTCACAAAAGAGAGCTATTGGTCGGATCTATACCGTTTCGCCAACAGAAGGTGAAAAATTCTATTTGCGTATTCTGTTGTCAAATGTAAGAGGCCCAACTGGTTGGGATGATTTGCTAACAGTCGATGGTGTCCAATATTCGTCCTTTAAGCAATCCGCTCAGCATCGAGGACTGTTGGAGAGTGATAGTAGTATAAGATCATGTTTGGTTGAGGCATCCATTTTGAGAATGCCATGTGCTCTAAGAAGGTTGTTTGCCACCATTCTAATTTTTTGTGAGCCAACAGATGTAAGAAGTCTGTGGGATGAGTTTCTTTCATGTATGGTGGATGATTACGCATCAACAAGCACTACAACCTGCAATGGGTTGACAAATCGTTTGCTTAGGGATTTAAATGACATCCTCCTACAACATGGAAAACATATTGCACAATACGATTTACCAGCTCTAACCTCGGACAACGACAACGACAACTTCATGCCTAGAATTATTCAAGAATAA
- the LOC140174274 gene encoding uncharacterized protein, translating into MKCYDGGGCQPSSSIQRNMKLLLWNCRGLGRPLTIHNLRGICKSYSPEVGFISETKNQSRQVEGKLRSCGFKEWFIVDLDGLSGGLAMAWKDGYTVQILQHGRFFIAALVLTAGFNDPYSVLGVYLNSNDQHRMAQFAELTSVTQQFDGKVVLMGGFNAIFNQLEKEGGDAKSPSIETFNSFIDDNSLIDIGMVGRPFTWLNRRRGDELIQERLDRFLVEVDWQQLYPNATVLRLSESGSDHALLLLDSNPRTEQSKR; encoded by the coding sequence ATGAAATGCTATGacggtggagggtgccagccttCAAGTAGTATCCAAAGAAATATGAAACTGCTCTTGTGGAACtgtcggggtttggggagacccctgacaatcCACAATCTTAGAGGGATTTGCAAATCCTACTCCCCCGAAGTTGGTTTTATCagtgaaacaaaaaatcaatctcgaCAAGTTGAAGGAAAACTAAGATCTTGTGGTTTCAAGGAGTGGTTTATTGTGGATCTGGATGGATTATCAGGGGGTTTGGCAATGGCATGGAAGGATGGTTACACTGTTCAGATTTTACAGCATGGTAGATTCTTCATTGCGGCATTAGTTCTGACAGCTGGTTTTAATGATCCCTATAGTGTTCTAGGTGTTTATCTCAATTCAAATGATCAACATAGAATGGCTCAATTTGCTGAATTAACTTCAGTCACCCAACAGTTCGATGGTAAGGTTGTGTTAATGGGGGGTTTTAATGCCATTTTTAATCAATTGGAGAAAGAAGGTGGGGATGCTAAATCTCCTTCTATTGAAACCTTTAAcagttttattgatgataattccctGATTGATATTGGTATGGTCGGAAGACCATTCACTTGGTTAAATAGACGGAGGGGTGATGAGTTGATACAGGAAAGACTGGACCGATTCCTGGTAGAAGTTGATTGGCAGCAACTCTATCCTAATGCAACGGTTCTTAGACTGTCAGAATCAGGCTCGGATCACGCCCTTCTTCTCTTAGACTCTAATCCGAGAACTGAGCAATCTAAACGCTGA